The following are from one region of the Lytechinus variegatus isolate NC3 chromosome 4, Lvar_3.0, whole genome shotgun sequence genome:
- the LOC121412482 gene encoding uncharacterized protein LOC121412482 gives MASGFSTDSRNKCEGCQSYGKAHVSYRMEVRQQLCDECAKLQGHLIKEDDERHWCCAKHPQEIAKVFCITHDVFVCEPCSSTEHEKGCTLQNTVDTMEVRKEELNFLVEEGRKREGEMLKRSRIIKDHVTKIKAHYAQEERRLKKAYGDEIKKVTDRFGVLMRELREGSIIVREKVDKQIEGAEKVCKDMSEIHTKAEELMNSDELSAIEFTNFTQQCCSMFEGDIDISVSDHALKIAEMVKFEREEGGKIGQIKMPVERWELERTFRAGQKGISCMIGSSSNDDVVIKNNYDSSIRLLNFQDGRGKKVIESKNSHDLWKCSFLEDGRIVGGSCDGDVVIFDQTWKHIKTISVVLSPSARVSVSVDEDRNVLASALGQSMIYIIDPDKGEVVGSLNISNKAIYEVQAIGNKIAIRTRCSKGQDVCVLGSDGVVLSTIHLHTKDMRSMVVDSSGDALYVMYQASPLTCAIDVMPFGRAAGARKIIDCSSTPLSPSFVLASPSQIVLHNDGKVLIYKKTDHGLSELLNDFTSS, from the coding sequence atgGCATCTGGATTTTCAACGGACAGTAGAAATAAATGTGAAGGTTGTCAGTCCTACGGCAAAGCCCATGTCAGCTACAGAATGGAAGTCAGGCAACAGCTATGTGACGAATGCGCAAAGTTACAGGGTCATCTGATCAAGGAAGATGACGAGAGACACTGGTGTTGTGCCAAGCATCCACAGGAAATCGCTAAGGTGTTCTGCATAACCCATGATGTCTTTGTCTGCGAGCCATGTTCCTCGACAGAACATGAGAAGGGGTGTACTTTGCAGAACACTGTCGATACGATGGAGGTCCGGAAAGAAGAGCTGAACTTCCTGGTAGAAGAAGGACGGAAGCGGGAAGGTGAGATGCTGAAAAGAAGCAGAATCATCAAAGACCACGTCACAAAAATAAAGGCACATTATGCCCAGGAGGAGAGGCGGCTTAAGAAGGCATATGGTGATGAGATAAAGAAAGTTACGGATAGATTTGGAGTGCTTATGAGGGAACTGAGAGAAGGATCCATAATCGTTCGGGAGAAAGTGGACAAGCAGATTGAGGGTGCAGAGAAGGTTTGCAAAGATATGTCTGAAATACACACAAAGGCGGAAGAACTGATGAATAGTGATGAACTTTCTGCAATTGAGTTCACCAACTTTACCCAACAATGTTGCAGTATGTTCGAGGGGGATATTGATATCAGTGTATCCGACCATGCTTTGAAAATTGCTGAGATGGTGAAATTCGAGAGAGAAGAAGGTGGGAAAATAGGACAAATAAAGATGCCTGTAGAGAGGTGGGAACTGGAGCGGACATTCCGTGCGGGACAGAAGGGTATTTCATGTATGATTGGATCAAGCAGCAACGATGACGTGGTCATCAAGAATAACTACGATTCTTCTATTCGATTGCTAAACTTTCAAGATGGCAGAGGTAAGAAAGTCATTGAAAGTAAGAACTCTCATGATTTGTGGAAGTGCAGCTTTCTTGAGGATGGTCGAATCGTAGGAGGCTCTTGCGATGGAGACGTCGTTATCTTCGACCAGACATGGAAGCATATCAAGACAATCAGTGTTGTTCTCTCACCAAGTGCTCGGGTATCAGTATCTGTTGATGAAGACAGGAATGTACTCGCCTCTGCCCTTGGACAGTCTATGATTTACATCATCGACCCAGATAAAGGAGAGGTCGTGGGGTCACTAAACATCAGCAACAAAGCGATCTACGAGGTTCAAGCGATAGGAAACAAGATTGCCATTCGTACAAGGTGTTCCAAAGGACAAGACGTCTGTGTTCTTGGTTCTGATGGTGTGGTCCTTTCCACCATCCACCTCCACACTAAGGACATGAGAAGTATGGTTGTAGACAGTTCAGGGGACGCCCTCTACGTCATGTATCAGGCTTCTCCTCTTACATGCGCCATTGATGTAATGCCATTCGGTCGAGCTGCTGGAGCAAGGAAGATAATTGACTGTTCGTCGACTCCACTTAGTCCAAGTTTTGTTCTTGCAAGCCCGTCTCAGATTGTGCTACACAATGACGGAAAGGTTCTCATTTACAAGAAAACGGATCACGGTTTGAGTGAACTCTTAAATGATTTTACATCAAGCTAA
- the LOC121413384 gene encoding gastrula zinc finger protein XlCGF58.1-like isoform X1, with protein MNSRDIADQSYSKLMQHPPDKQSLTEASTKLIQLEDYSSLQPDASSAHQDQSSKSILEKLSLSSKNGPQIFFIKQEETDEEQCEVSRDACSELLLGSIFNTLSNFIEKDSEETPPCHTTTLSTDQDFSCSSSNMPQSLDDMAQGSSPLTDMENKITTYTLGKSRYESKGDNVLESIQSKKGPMGIDAETVTDFEKSISCDETYNVKPYVCNVCKKGFPNSRKLDVHMHTHSGEKPYPCTLCDKKFPTKTQLNRHIQTHSGEKPYVCSVCKKGFPNSRNLDVHMHTHSGEKSYPCTLCDKKFATQYQLMRHMKTHSNEKQYSCQKCSKHFASKHGLEYHMMSHSGLKPYLCSFCGKRFRANSQLKSHIMTHKGEKPYCCSLCNARFSCKLSLEEHMLVHTGEKPFQCEECKKVFAVADNYKRHIRLHAEEKPYKCSKCDKQFDMKSSLIKHFQRHTGQKGFLCPECGKRFYTNDYLTQHMFVHSGEKPYPCTLCDKKFPTKARLNRHLQTHSGKKPYVCSLCKKGFANSRNLNVHMHMHSDEKPYLCTLCDKKFATQYQLTRHVKTHSGEKPYVCNVCKKSFPNSRNLNVHMHVHSGEKHYPCTLCDKKFATQYQLMRHMKTHSNEKQYSCQKCSKHFASKHGLEYHMMSHSGLKPYLCSFCGKRFRANSQLKSHIMTHKGEKPYCCSLCNARFSCKLSLEEHMLVHTGEKPFQCEECKKVFADAGNYKRHIQLHSKEKPYKCSKCDKQFPIKSYLVRHFQRHTGQKGFLCPDCGKRFYTKDYLTQHMVVHSGEKPYPCSKCDQRFSFKSSLAKHLRRHTKH; from the exons ATGAATTCAAGGGATATTGCAG ACCAAAGTTACTCTAAGCTCATGCAGCATCCACCAGACAAGCAAAGCTTGACAGAAGCCTCCACTAAACTAATACAGCTGGAGGATTATTCTTCTCTCCAACCTGATGCCTCATCAGCACATCAAG aTCAAAGTTCTAAGAGCATCTTGGAAAAACTGTCACTGTCAAGCAAGAATGGACCACAAATATTCTTCATCAAGCAAGAAGAAACAGATGAAG AACAATGTGAAGTGAGCAGAGATGCATGTAGTGAGCTTCTACTGGGGAGTATTTTCAATACCTTGTCCAACTTCATCGAAAAAGACTCGGAAGAAACGCCTCCCTGCCATACTACAACACTATCAACAGATCAAG ATTTTAGCTGCAGTTCCAGTAACATGCCTCAAAGTTTGGATGATATGGCCCAGGGTTCCAGTCCTCTCACAGATATGGAAAACAAGATAACCACTTACACCCTTGGGAAAAGTAGATATGAATCCAAGGGTGACAATGTCCTGGAAAGCATTCAAAGTAAGAAAGGACCCATGGGAATTGATGCAGAAACGGTTACAGATTTTGAGAAGTCAATTTCTTGTGATGAAACATATAATGTAAAACCTTATGTGTGTAATGTGTGTAAGAAAGGTTTTCCCAATTCAAGGAAACTTGATGTTCATATGCATACGCATTCAGGTGAAAAACCTTATCCTTGTACATTGTGTGACAAAAAATTTCCAACAAAAACTCAACTAAATAGACATATACAAACACACTCTGGTGAAAAACCTTATGTGTGTAGTGTGTGTAAGAAAGGTTTTCCCAATTCAAGGAATCTTGATGTTCATATGCATACGCATTCAGGTGAAAAATCTTATCCTTGTACATTGTGTGACAAAAAATTTGCAACACAGTATCAACTGATGCGTCACATGAAAACGCACTcgaatgaaaaacaatattcatgTCAAAAGTGTAGTAAACACTTTGCTTCAAAACATGGCCTTGAGTATCATATGATGTCACACTCTGGTTTAAAGCCTTACTTATGTTCATTCTGTGGCAAGAGATTTAGAGCAAACAGTCAGCTGAAAAGTCACATAATGACTCATAAAGGTGAAAAGCCCTATTGTTGTTCTTTGTGCAATGCAAGATTTTCTTGCAAACTTTCCTTGGAAGAACACATGCTTGTtcacacaggagaaaaaccaTTTCAGTGTGAAGAGTGTAAGAAAGTGTTTGCCGTTGCTGACAATTACAAAAGGCATATTCGTCTACATGCCGAAGAAAAGCCCTATAAGTGCTCCAAGTGTGATAAACAATTTGACATGAAGTCTTCTCTTATAAAGCATTTCCAAAGGCACACTGGTCAAAAGGGTTTCTTATGTCCTGAATGTGGtaagagattttataccaatgACTACCTTACTCAGCACATGTTTGTGCACTCTGGGGAGAAACCTTATCCTTGTACATTGTGTGACAAAAAATTTCCAACCAAAGCTCGACTAAATAGACATTTACAAACACACTCGGGTAAAAAACCTTATGTGTGTAGTTTGTGTAAGAAAGGTTTTGCCAATTCAAGGAATCTCAATGTTCATATGCATATGCATTCAGATGAAAAACCTTATCTTTGTACCTTGTGTGACAAAAAATTTGCAACACAGTATCAACTGACGCGTCACGTGAAAACGCACTCGGGTGAAAAACCTTATGTGTGTAATGTGTGTAAGAAAAGTTTTCCCAATTCAAGGAATCTCAATGTTCATATGCATGTGCATTCAGGTGAAAAACATTATCCTTGTACATTGTGTGACAAAAAATTTGCGACACAGTATCAACTGATGCGTCACATGAAAACGCActcaaatgaaaaacaatattcatgTCAAAAGTGTAGTAAACATTTTGCTTCAAAACATGGCCTTGAGTATCATATGATGTCACACTCTGGTTTAAAGCCTTACTTATGTTCATTCTGTGGCAAGAGATTTAGAGCAAACAGTCAGCTGAAAAGTCACATAATGACTCATAAAGGTGAAAAGCCCTATTGTTGTTCTTTGTGCAATGCAAGATTTTCTTGCAAACTTTCCTTGGAAGAACACATGCTTGTtcacacaggagaaaaaccgTTTCAGTGTGAAGAATGTAAGAAAGTGTTTGCCGATGCAGGTAATTACAAAAGGCATATTCAACTACACTCCAAAGAAAAGCCTTATAAGTGCTCCAAGTGTGATAAACAATTTCCGATTAAGTCTTATCTTGTGAGGCATTTCCAAAGGCACACTGGTCAAAAGGGTTTCTTATGTCCTGATTGTGGtaagagattttataccaagGACTACCTTACTCAGCACATGGTTGTGCACTCCGGGGAGAAACCTTATCCTTGCTCAAAATGTGATCAgagattttcatttaaatcaagCCTTGCTAAACACCTGCGACGGCACACTAAACACTGA
- the LOC121413384 gene encoding gastrula zinc finger protein XlCGF58.1-like isoform X2: protein MNSRDIADQSYSKLMQHPPDKQSLTEASTKLIQLEDYSSLQPDASSAHQDQSSKSILEKLSLSSKNGPQIFFIKQEETDEDFSCSSSNMPQSLDDMAQGSSPLTDMENKITTYTLGKSRYESKGDNVLESIQSKKGPMGIDAETVTDFEKSISCDETYNVKPYVCNVCKKGFPNSRKLDVHMHTHSGEKPYPCTLCDKKFPTKTQLNRHIQTHSGEKPYVCSVCKKGFPNSRNLDVHMHTHSGEKSYPCTLCDKKFATQYQLMRHMKTHSNEKQYSCQKCSKHFASKHGLEYHMMSHSGLKPYLCSFCGKRFRANSQLKSHIMTHKGEKPYCCSLCNARFSCKLSLEEHMLVHTGEKPFQCEECKKVFAVADNYKRHIRLHAEEKPYKCSKCDKQFDMKSSLIKHFQRHTGQKGFLCPECGKRFYTNDYLTQHMFVHSGEKPYPCTLCDKKFPTKARLNRHLQTHSGKKPYVCSLCKKGFANSRNLNVHMHMHSDEKPYLCTLCDKKFATQYQLTRHVKTHSGEKPYVCNVCKKSFPNSRNLNVHMHVHSGEKHYPCTLCDKKFATQYQLMRHMKTHSNEKQYSCQKCSKHFASKHGLEYHMMSHSGLKPYLCSFCGKRFRANSQLKSHIMTHKGEKPYCCSLCNARFSCKLSLEEHMLVHTGEKPFQCEECKKVFADAGNYKRHIQLHSKEKPYKCSKCDKQFPIKSYLVRHFQRHTGQKGFLCPDCGKRFYTKDYLTQHMVVHSGEKPYPCSKCDQRFSFKSSLAKHLRRHTKH, encoded by the exons ATGAATTCAAGGGATATTGCAG ACCAAAGTTACTCTAAGCTCATGCAGCATCCACCAGACAAGCAAAGCTTGACAGAAGCCTCCACTAAACTAATACAGCTGGAGGATTATTCTTCTCTCCAACCTGATGCCTCATCAGCACATCAAG aTCAAAGTTCTAAGAGCATCTTGGAAAAACTGTCACTGTCAAGCAAGAATGGACCACAAATATTCTTCATCAAGCAAGAAGAAACAGATGAAG ATTTTAGCTGCAGTTCCAGTAACATGCCTCAAAGTTTGGATGATATGGCCCAGGGTTCCAGTCCTCTCACAGATATGGAAAACAAGATAACCACTTACACCCTTGGGAAAAGTAGATATGAATCCAAGGGTGACAATGTCCTGGAAAGCATTCAAAGTAAGAAAGGACCCATGGGAATTGATGCAGAAACGGTTACAGATTTTGAGAAGTCAATTTCTTGTGATGAAACATATAATGTAAAACCTTATGTGTGTAATGTGTGTAAGAAAGGTTTTCCCAATTCAAGGAAACTTGATGTTCATATGCATACGCATTCAGGTGAAAAACCTTATCCTTGTACATTGTGTGACAAAAAATTTCCAACAAAAACTCAACTAAATAGACATATACAAACACACTCTGGTGAAAAACCTTATGTGTGTAGTGTGTGTAAGAAAGGTTTTCCCAATTCAAGGAATCTTGATGTTCATATGCATACGCATTCAGGTGAAAAATCTTATCCTTGTACATTGTGTGACAAAAAATTTGCAACACAGTATCAACTGATGCGTCACATGAAAACGCACTcgaatgaaaaacaatattcatgTCAAAAGTGTAGTAAACACTTTGCTTCAAAACATGGCCTTGAGTATCATATGATGTCACACTCTGGTTTAAAGCCTTACTTATGTTCATTCTGTGGCAAGAGATTTAGAGCAAACAGTCAGCTGAAAAGTCACATAATGACTCATAAAGGTGAAAAGCCCTATTGTTGTTCTTTGTGCAATGCAAGATTTTCTTGCAAACTTTCCTTGGAAGAACACATGCTTGTtcacacaggagaaaaaccaTTTCAGTGTGAAGAGTGTAAGAAAGTGTTTGCCGTTGCTGACAATTACAAAAGGCATATTCGTCTACATGCCGAAGAAAAGCCCTATAAGTGCTCCAAGTGTGATAAACAATTTGACATGAAGTCTTCTCTTATAAAGCATTTCCAAAGGCACACTGGTCAAAAGGGTTTCTTATGTCCTGAATGTGGtaagagattttataccaatgACTACCTTACTCAGCACATGTTTGTGCACTCTGGGGAGAAACCTTATCCTTGTACATTGTGTGACAAAAAATTTCCAACCAAAGCTCGACTAAATAGACATTTACAAACACACTCGGGTAAAAAACCTTATGTGTGTAGTTTGTGTAAGAAAGGTTTTGCCAATTCAAGGAATCTCAATGTTCATATGCATATGCATTCAGATGAAAAACCTTATCTTTGTACCTTGTGTGACAAAAAATTTGCAACACAGTATCAACTGACGCGTCACGTGAAAACGCACTCGGGTGAAAAACCTTATGTGTGTAATGTGTGTAAGAAAAGTTTTCCCAATTCAAGGAATCTCAATGTTCATATGCATGTGCATTCAGGTGAAAAACATTATCCTTGTACATTGTGTGACAAAAAATTTGCGACACAGTATCAACTGATGCGTCACATGAAAACGCActcaaatgaaaaacaatattcatgTCAAAAGTGTAGTAAACATTTTGCTTCAAAACATGGCCTTGAGTATCATATGATGTCACACTCTGGTTTAAAGCCTTACTTATGTTCATTCTGTGGCAAGAGATTTAGAGCAAACAGTCAGCTGAAAAGTCACATAATGACTCATAAAGGTGAAAAGCCCTATTGTTGTTCTTTGTGCAATGCAAGATTTTCTTGCAAACTTTCCTTGGAAGAACACATGCTTGTtcacacaggagaaaaaccgTTTCAGTGTGAAGAATGTAAGAAAGTGTTTGCCGATGCAGGTAATTACAAAAGGCATATTCAACTACACTCCAAAGAAAAGCCTTATAAGTGCTCCAAGTGTGATAAACAATTTCCGATTAAGTCTTATCTTGTGAGGCATTTCCAAAGGCACACTGGTCAAAAGGGTTTCTTATGTCCTGATTGTGGtaagagattttataccaagGACTACCTTACTCAGCACATGGTTGTGCACTCCGGGGAGAAACCTTATCCTTGCTCAAAATGTGATCAgagattttcatttaaatcaagCCTTGCTAAACACCTGCGACGGCACACTAAACACTGA
- the LOC121413384 gene encoding gastrula zinc finger protein XlCGF58.1-like isoform X3 codes for MPQSLDDMAQGSSPLTDMENKITTYTLGKSRYESKGDNVLESIQSKKGPMGIDAETVTDFEKSISCDETYNVKPYVCNVCKKGFPNSRKLDVHMHTHSGEKPYPCTLCDKKFPTKTQLNRHIQTHSGEKPYVCSVCKKGFPNSRNLDVHMHTHSGEKSYPCTLCDKKFATQYQLMRHMKTHSNEKQYSCQKCSKHFASKHGLEYHMMSHSGLKPYLCSFCGKRFRANSQLKSHIMTHKGEKPYCCSLCNARFSCKLSLEEHMLVHTGEKPFQCEECKKVFAVADNYKRHIRLHAEEKPYKCSKCDKQFDMKSSLIKHFQRHTGQKGFLCPECGKRFYTNDYLTQHMFVHSGEKPYPCTLCDKKFPTKARLNRHLQTHSGKKPYVCSLCKKGFANSRNLNVHMHMHSDEKPYLCTLCDKKFATQYQLTRHVKTHSGEKPYVCNVCKKSFPNSRNLNVHMHVHSGEKHYPCTLCDKKFATQYQLMRHMKTHSNEKQYSCQKCSKHFASKHGLEYHMMSHSGLKPYLCSFCGKRFRANSQLKSHIMTHKGEKPYCCSLCNARFSCKLSLEEHMLVHTGEKPFQCEECKKVFADAGNYKRHIQLHSKEKPYKCSKCDKQFPIKSYLVRHFQRHTGQKGFLCPDCGKRFYTKDYLTQHMVVHSGEKPYPCSKCDQRFSFKSSLAKHLRRHTKH; via the coding sequence ATGCCTCAAAGTTTGGATGATATGGCCCAGGGTTCCAGTCCTCTCACAGATATGGAAAACAAGATAACCACTTACACCCTTGGGAAAAGTAGATATGAATCCAAGGGTGACAATGTCCTGGAAAGCATTCAAAGTAAGAAAGGACCCATGGGAATTGATGCAGAAACGGTTACAGATTTTGAGAAGTCAATTTCTTGTGATGAAACATATAATGTAAAACCTTATGTGTGTAATGTGTGTAAGAAAGGTTTTCCCAATTCAAGGAAACTTGATGTTCATATGCATACGCATTCAGGTGAAAAACCTTATCCTTGTACATTGTGTGACAAAAAATTTCCAACAAAAACTCAACTAAATAGACATATACAAACACACTCTGGTGAAAAACCTTATGTGTGTAGTGTGTGTAAGAAAGGTTTTCCCAATTCAAGGAATCTTGATGTTCATATGCATACGCATTCAGGTGAAAAATCTTATCCTTGTACATTGTGTGACAAAAAATTTGCAACACAGTATCAACTGATGCGTCACATGAAAACGCACTcgaatgaaaaacaatattcatgTCAAAAGTGTAGTAAACACTTTGCTTCAAAACATGGCCTTGAGTATCATATGATGTCACACTCTGGTTTAAAGCCTTACTTATGTTCATTCTGTGGCAAGAGATTTAGAGCAAACAGTCAGCTGAAAAGTCACATAATGACTCATAAAGGTGAAAAGCCCTATTGTTGTTCTTTGTGCAATGCAAGATTTTCTTGCAAACTTTCCTTGGAAGAACACATGCTTGTtcacacaggagaaaaaccaTTTCAGTGTGAAGAGTGTAAGAAAGTGTTTGCCGTTGCTGACAATTACAAAAGGCATATTCGTCTACATGCCGAAGAAAAGCCCTATAAGTGCTCCAAGTGTGATAAACAATTTGACATGAAGTCTTCTCTTATAAAGCATTTCCAAAGGCACACTGGTCAAAAGGGTTTCTTATGTCCTGAATGTGGtaagagattttataccaatgACTACCTTACTCAGCACATGTTTGTGCACTCTGGGGAGAAACCTTATCCTTGTACATTGTGTGACAAAAAATTTCCAACCAAAGCTCGACTAAATAGACATTTACAAACACACTCGGGTAAAAAACCTTATGTGTGTAGTTTGTGTAAGAAAGGTTTTGCCAATTCAAGGAATCTCAATGTTCATATGCATATGCATTCAGATGAAAAACCTTATCTTTGTACCTTGTGTGACAAAAAATTTGCAACACAGTATCAACTGACGCGTCACGTGAAAACGCACTCGGGTGAAAAACCTTATGTGTGTAATGTGTGTAAGAAAAGTTTTCCCAATTCAAGGAATCTCAATGTTCATATGCATGTGCATTCAGGTGAAAAACATTATCCTTGTACATTGTGTGACAAAAAATTTGCGACACAGTATCAACTGATGCGTCACATGAAAACGCActcaaatgaaaaacaatattcatgTCAAAAGTGTAGTAAACATTTTGCTTCAAAACATGGCCTTGAGTATCATATGATGTCACACTCTGGTTTAAAGCCTTACTTATGTTCATTCTGTGGCAAGAGATTTAGAGCAAACAGTCAGCTGAAAAGTCACATAATGACTCATAAAGGTGAAAAGCCCTATTGTTGTTCTTTGTGCAATGCAAGATTTTCTTGCAAACTTTCCTTGGAAGAACACATGCTTGTtcacacaggagaaaaaccgTTTCAGTGTGAAGAATGTAAGAAAGTGTTTGCCGATGCAGGTAATTACAAAAGGCATATTCAACTACACTCCAAAGAAAAGCCTTATAAGTGCTCCAAGTGTGATAAACAATTTCCGATTAAGTCTTATCTTGTGAGGCATTTCCAAAGGCACACTGGTCAAAAGGGTTTCTTATGTCCTGATTGTGGtaagagattttataccaagGACTACCTTACTCAGCACATGGTTGTGCACTCCGGGGAGAAACCTTATCCTTGCTCAAAATGTGATCAgagattttcatttaaatcaagCCTTGCTAAACACCTGCGACGGCACACTAAACACTGA